Proteins from one Telopea speciosissima isolate NSW1024214 ecotype Mountain lineage chromosome 1, Tspe_v1, whole genome shotgun sequence genomic window:
- the LOC122648628 gene encoding probable carboxylesterase 18 has product MCRETSTGPQPELPWKPKIVLSVLSALTDALQRPNGTMNRRIHDFVDLKAKARDIPVRGVKTSDVTVDATRNLWFRLYTPTDNAAKADVTLPVIVYFHGGGFAFFSPGSIFYHDFCLRLARKIPAIVISVNYRLAPEHRFPSQYEDGFETLKFLDDAKIPNFPENADLSKCFLAGDSAGANLAHHVAIRIGEAEFRNVRVIGQISIQPFFGGEERTESEIRLTKAYLVTMPRTDWVWRVFLPEGENRDHEAVNVTGPKAVNIMGVKYPETMVVVGGFDTLQDRQREFCKWLRRSGKEVKLIEYPSAVHAFYFFPELPETSQLMEEARDFVHQISDKMRVEVSKSKT; this is encoded by the coding sequence ATGTGCAGAGAGACATCAACAGGGCCGCAACCAGAGCTTCCATGGAAGCCAAAGATCGTGCTCTCTGTCCTTTCTGCCCTGACGGACGCCTTACAGCGTCCCAACGGCACCATGAACCGCCGTATACACGATTTCGTTGACCTGAAAGCCAAAGCCAGAGATATACCCGTTAGAGGCGTAAAAACCTCCGATGTAACCGTCGACGCCACCCGAAACCTCTGGTTTCGTCTCTATACACCTACCGACAACGCCGCCAAAGCCGACGTCACCCTCCCCGTCATTGTCTACTTCCATGGCGGAGGTTTCGCCTTCTTCAGCCCCGGCTCCATTTTCTACCACGATTTCTGCCTCAGATTGGCACGCAAGATACCCGCTATCGTTATCTCCGTCAACTACCGTCTCGCACCTGAGCACCGCTTTCCATCACAGTACGAAGATGGCTTTGAGACTCTCAAGTTCCTCGACGACGCAAAAATCCCCAATTTTCCAGAGAACGCCGATCTTTCGAAGTGCTTTCTCGCCGGCGACAGTGCCGGAGCAAATCTTGCTCACCACGTGGCTATCAGGATCGGAGAGGCGGAATTCAGGAACGTGAGAGTGATCGGACAGATATCGATACAGCCATTCTTCGGCGGCGAAGAGAGGACGGAATCGGAGATCCGGCTTACGAAGGCATACTTGGTGACGATGCCAAGAACGGATTGGGTATGGAGGGTTTTCTTGCCGGAAGGGGAGAACAGAGACCACGAAGCGGTGAACGTGACGGGGCCGAAGGCTGTGAATATAATGGGGGTAAAGTATCCTGAaacgatggtggtggtgggaggtTTCGATACGTTGCAGGATAGGCAGAGGGAGTTCTGCAAATGGCTTAGAAGGTCTGGGAAAGAAGTGAAACTGATAGAGTATCCAAGTGCAGTtcatgctttttattttttccctgaACTTCCTGAAACTTCACAGTTGATGGAGGAGGCAAGAGATTTTGTTCATCAAATTTCTGATAAGATGAGAGTTGAAGTGAGTAAATCAAAAACATGA
- the LOC122648721 gene encoding cytosolic sulfotransferase 5-like, which yields MYQYQGFWYNCGILGVGPLAVQDHFKALPCDILIASIPKCGSTWLKSLAFSVMNRRSHPPTQHQQHPLLSFNSHDLVPGLETKLYNNNFNGNRIPNPDILPSPRLLGTHMPYTSLPQSVTLSGSRIVYICRNTKDNLVSWWHFLNKIRMNVSLEPMKLEEVFEMFCEGVSAFGPFWDHVLGYWKFSLERPQNVLFLKYDEMVTEPSLHLKRIAEFMGCPFSSMEEKEGVVDQIIKLCSFENLSNLAVNKIGTGDNDFPNSGFFRQGKVGDSANYLSPEMMEKLDCITKQKFHGSSLTL from the coding sequence ATGTACCAATACCAAGGCTTTTGGTACAACTGTGGAATTCTTGGTGTTGGTCCATTGGCAGTTCAAGATCACTTCAAGGCACTACCCTGTGACATTCTTATTGCTAGCATCCCCAAGTGTGGCTCAACTTGGCTGAAATCTCTAGCCTTTTCTGTCATGAATCGCAGATCTCATCCTCCAACACAACATCAACAACACCCTTTGCTCTCATTCAATTCGCACGATCTCGTGCCAGGATTAGAGACGAAGCTATATAACAACAACTTCAATGGCAACAGAATTCCTAACCCAGATATCCTTCCATCGCCTAGACTGCTTGGCACACACATGCCTTACACATCACTACCACAATCTGTAACACTTTCAGGCTCTCGGATTGTTTATATTTGCAGGAACACCAAAGATAATTTAGTATCATGGTGGCATTTTCTTAACAAGATAAGGATGAACGTTTCCCTGGAGCCTATGAAACTAGAAGAGGTCTTCGAGATGTTTTGTGAAGGGGTATCTGCATTTGGGCCATTTTGGGATCATGTGTTGGGGTATTGGAAATTCAGCTTAGAAAGGCCTCAAAATGTGCTCTTCCTCAAGTATGATGAGATGGTGACTGAACCATCTCTTCACTTAAAAAGGATTGCAGAGTTTATGGGGTGTCCCTTTTCCTCaatggaggagaaggaaggggtgGTTGATCAAATAATAAAACTCTGTAGTTTCGAGAATTTAAGCAATTTAGCAGTGAATAAAATTGGAACAGGTGATAATGATTTTCCTAACAGTGGCTTCTTTAGGCAAGGTAAAGTTGGAGACTCTGCAAATTACCTCTCACCTGAGATGATGGAGAAGCTTGACTGCATCACAAAGCAAAAATTTCATGGTTCAAGCTTAACACTCTAA
- the LOC122648713 gene encoding putative B3 domain-containing protein Os03g0621600 — MGRERRHRPSFFKVLLGDFSRRLKIPSDFVKHFKKNRPKKFILQSTNGKSWRVRVKKIKGSWFLQRGWQLFVMYHSLQVGDFLVFEFNGKSKFRVTVYDRSACEKELPIYHIRKPRRRTLRNKFMLLQFVGGAIVPVKQRSIKSTITPEAVSSFKTEHPHFIHILRRSRKYFVTVPKALAFQYELLSKGSMVLQVPHGMSQTVKIVRSKDGRFNLTSGWLVFQKENNLSDGDACIFEFIRGMGNAFCVHIFRARSLASAPAPASASEVVEVDPSSYCASPTETVKMLTYDNPSDDATENSQGKK, encoded by the exons ATGGGTAGAGAGCGACGACATAGACCTTCCTTTTTCAAAGTACTCCTTGGTGACTTCTCAAGAAGACTG AAAATCCCATCAGATTTCGTGAAGCATTTCAAGAAGAATCGGCCCAAAAAGTTCATCCTTCAAAGTACTAATGGGAAATCATGGCGTGTGAGGGTGAAGAAGATCAAGGGTAGCTGGTTTCTACAAAGGGGTTGGCAGCTTTTTGTGATGTACCATTCTTTACAAGTTGGGGACTTCTTGGTTTTCGAATTTAATGGCAAATCAAAGTTTAGGGTCACAGTATATGACAGAAGTGCTTGTGAAAAGGAATTACCCATTTACCACATAAGGAAACCAAGAAGAAGAACGT TAAGAAATA AATTTATGTTACTACAATTTGTAGGTGGAGCCATTGTACCGGTGAAGCAAAGAAGCATTAAAAGTACCATAACGCCTGAAGCAGTTAGCTCATTCAAAACAGAGCACCCACATTTCATACATATTCTGAGGCGCTCCAGAAAATATTTTGTA ACTGTTCCAAAGGCTCTGGCATTTCAGTATGAACTTTTAAGCAAGGGGAGCATGGTGCTTCAGGTTCCTCATGGGATGTCACAGACAGTAAAGATAGTTCGAAGTAAAGATGGTCGCTTCAACCTTACTTCTGGATGGCTTGTATTTCAGAAAGAAAACAATCTGTCAGATGGTGATGCTTGCATCTTTGAGTTCATCCGAGGAATGGGTAATGCATTCTGTGTTCACATATTCCGAGCTCGATCACTTGCATCAGCACCAGCACCAGCATCAGCATCAGAAGTTGTGGAAGTTGATCCAAGCAGCTACTGTGCATCACCCACTGAAACTGTTAAAATGTTGACCTATGATAACCCATCAGATGACGCAACCGAGAATAGCCAAGGGAAGAAGTAG
- the LOC122648630 gene encoding snakin-2-like, which produces MAVSRVLIASLVLSLLLLHVVSAVEQANSNQVASIDCNSACKGRCRLASRKRRCMRECMSCCNRCKCVPPGTSGNEEVCPCYAHMTTHNGKKHKCP; this is translated from the exons ATGGCTGTCTCTAGGGTTCTTATTGCTTCACttgtcctctctctccttctactTCATGTGGTTTCAGCTGTTGAACAg GCCAACAGTAACCAAGTTGCTTCCATAG ACTGTAACTCAGCTTGTAAGGGGAGGTGCCGGCTAGCATCGAGGAAGCGGCGCTGCATGAGGGAATGTATGTCTTGTTGTAATAGGTGCAAATGTGTTCCCCCTGGCACTTCTGGCAATGAAGAGGTCTGCCCATGCTATGCTCATATGACCACACACAATGGAAAAAAACACAAGTGCCCTTAG
- the LOC122648629 gene encoding probable carboxylesterase 18 isoform X1 has translation MSTNTLMASPVLPWKTKIVLTILSAVTDTVRRPNGTINRRLLKLLEFKTPANNEPVRGVKTSDVTVDANRNLWFRLFTPTETTKGDVIPLPVIIFFHGGGFSLLTADSKGYDEVCRQFAIKFQAVIVSVNYRLTPEHRFPSQYDDGFDTLKFLDETDFDKFGFPANADLSKCFLAGDSAGGNLAHHVAVRSGRADFKRVKVIGQISIQPFFGGEERTESEIRLVNAPLISVARTDWMWKVFLPEGENRDHEAVNVSGPRAIDISKVKYPATMVVVGGFDPLRDRQRKFYEWLKRFGKEVKLVEYPNAIHAFYVFPELPESSHFITEARDFVHKVCENA, from the coding sequence atgtcgACAAACACTTTAATGGCGTCACCAGTGCTACCATGGAAGACGAAGATCGTCCTCACCATCCTCTCCGCAGTTACAGACACCGTGCGTCGCCCTAACGGCACCATCAACCGCCGTTTGCTCAAGCTCTTAGAATTCAAAACCCCTGCCAACAACGAACCCGTAAGAGGTGTCAAAACCTCCGACGTCACCGTCGACGCAAACCGAAACCTCTGGTTTCGCCTCTTCACCCCAACCGAAACTACCAAAGGTGACGTTATTCCTCTCCCCGTCATCATCTTCTTTCACGGCGGAGGATTCTCTCTCCTCACAGCCGATTCCAAAGGCTACGACGAAGTCTGCCGTCAATTCGCCATTAAATTCCAAGCTGTCATTGTCTCTGTCAATTACCGTCTCACACCAGAGCACCGATTTCCGTCACAGTACGATGACGGATTTGACACACTTAAATTCCTAGACGAAACCGATTTCGACAAATTTGGTTTCCCGGCAAATGCCGATCTCTCCAAGTGCTTCCTTGCCGGTGACAGTGCCGGCGGCAATCTTGCTCACCATGTCGCCGTCAGATCTGGGAGAGCTGATTTCAAAAGAGTGAAAGTGATCGGTCAGATCTCGATACAGCCGTTCTTCGGCGGCGAAGAGAGGACTGAGTCGGAGATTCGTTTGGTGAACGCGCCTCTGATATCGGTGGCGAGGACGGATTGGATGTGGAAGGTGTTCTTACCGGAAGGCGAGAATAGAGATCATGAAGCAGTGAATGTGAGTGGGCCGAGGGCAATTGATATAAGTAAAGTTAAGTATCCGGCgacgatggtggtggtgggagggTTTGATCCGTTGCGGGACAGGCAGAGGAAGTTCTATGAGTGGCTCaagagatttgggaaagaagTAAAGCTGGTGGAGTATCCAAACGCGATCCATGCCTTTTATGTGTTTCCCGAATTGCCCGAATCTTCTCATTTTATTACGGAGGCCAGGGATTTTGTCCATAAGGTATGTGAGAATGCATAA
- the LOC122648629 gene encoding probable carboxylesterase 18 isoform X2, with product MASPVLPWKTKIVLTILSAVTDTVRRPNGTINRRLLKLLEFKTPANNEPVRGVKTSDVTVDANRNLWFRLFTPTETTKGDVIPLPVIIFFHGGGFSLLTADSKGYDEVCRQFAIKFQAVIVSVNYRLTPEHRFPSQYDDGFDTLKFLDETDFDKFGFPANADLSKCFLAGDSAGGNLAHHVAVRSGRADFKRVKVIGQISIQPFFGGEERTESEIRLVNAPLISVARTDWMWKVFLPEGENRDHEAVNVSGPRAIDISKVKYPATMVVVGGFDPLRDRQRKFYEWLKRFGKEVKLVEYPNAIHAFYVFPELPESSHFITEARDFVHKVCENA from the coding sequence ATGGCGTCACCAGTGCTACCATGGAAGACGAAGATCGTCCTCACCATCCTCTCCGCAGTTACAGACACCGTGCGTCGCCCTAACGGCACCATCAACCGCCGTTTGCTCAAGCTCTTAGAATTCAAAACCCCTGCCAACAACGAACCCGTAAGAGGTGTCAAAACCTCCGACGTCACCGTCGACGCAAACCGAAACCTCTGGTTTCGCCTCTTCACCCCAACCGAAACTACCAAAGGTGACGTTATTCCTCTCCCCGTCATCATCTTCTTTCACGGCGGAGGATTCTCTCTCCTCACAGCCGATTCCAAAGGCTACGACGAAGTCTGCCGTCAATTCGCCATTAAATTCCAAGCTGTCATTGTCTCTGTCAATTACCGTCTCACACCAGAGCACCGATTTCCGTCACAGTACGATGACGGATTTGACACACTTAAATTCCTAGACGAAACCGATTTCGACAAATTTGGTTTCCCGGCAAATGCCGATCTCTCCAAGTGCTTCCTTGCCGGTGACAGTGCCGGCGGCAATCTTGCTCACCATGTCGCCGTCAGATCTGGGAGAGCTGATTTCAAAAGAGTGAAAGTGATCGGTCAGATCTCGATACAGCCGTTCTTCGGCGGCGAAGAGAGGACTGAGTCGGAGATTCGTTTGGTGAACGCGCCTCTGATATCGGTGGCGAGGACGGATTGGATGTGGAAGGTGTTCTTACCGGAAGGCGAGAATAGAGATCATGAAGCAGTGAATGTGAGTGGGCCGAGGGCAATTGATATAAGTAAAGTTAAGTATCCGGCgacgatggtggtggtgggagggTTTGATCCGTTGCGGGACAGGCAGAGGAAGTTCTATGAGTGGCTCaagagatttgggaaagaagTAAAGCTGGTGGAGTATCCAAACGCGATCCATGCCTTTTATGTGTTTCCCGAATTGCCCGAATCTTCTCATTTTATTACGGAGGCCAGGGATTTTGTCCATAAGGTATGTGAGAATGCATAA